One window from the genome of Cryptosporangium phraense encodes:
- a CDS encoding HAMP domain-containing sensor histidine kinase: protein MTALARWWRSRTLHTRLSLLITVAVGGAVVCLAMASWLAVAEIQQHQVQSELTTDADAIAAQPQQWLAGSATLPEVDGRPEGGHRGRHQLGPRWQILDAAGGVLTDSSVGLPISADARRVAAGQRRSVQEDVTLDGDSYRMLTVPATGGGAVQVAVNEDPGNNTLTMFGVALAVATLLGVGGAVWLGRVVARAGLRPVQELTTAVEEVAATTDLTRPVPVAGDDEIARLGRSVNTMLTAIESSRRAQRSLVEDAGHELRTPLTSIRTNIELLLAVERHPERAHRLPPEERANLLRDLDAQVAELATLTTELVDLAREDTTREEIEPVDLADVVAAAVNRVRIRAPGLTFTAELGSAVISGRPGELERMAVNVLDNAAKWSPPGGTVRTELRVDADGCLLTVTDDGPGIDPVDQPHVFERFYRATAARGTPGSGLGLAIVAQTAAQHGGTVMVDSVPPHGTVIAIRLPCARSSSVS, encoded by the coding sequence GTGACCGCACTCGCGCGGTGGTGGCGCTCGCGGACGCTGCACACGCGCCTGTCGCTGTTGATCACCGTTGCGGTGGGTGGGGCGGTCGTGTGTCTGGCGATGGCCTCCTGGCTGGCCGTCGCGGAGATCCAGCAGCACCAGGTGCAGTCCGAGCTGACCACCGACGCGGACGCGATCGCGGCGCAGCCGCAGCAGTGGCTGGCTGGTTCGGCGACGCTGCCCGAGGTAGACGGCCGACCGGAGGGCGGCCACCGCGGACGGCACCAGCTCGGTCCCCGCTGGCAGATCCTCGACGCGGCCGGCGGCGTCCTGACCGACTCCAGCGTCGGGTTGCCGATCAGCGCCGACGCCCGCCGGGTCGCCGCCGGTCAGCGTCGATCGGTGCAGGAAGACGTGACGCTCGACGGCGACAGCTACCGGATGCTGACCGTGCCGGCGACCGGTGGAGGCGCGGTGCAGGTCGCGGTCAACGAAGACCCGGGGAACAACACGCTGACGATGTTCGGGGTCGCGCTGGCCGTCGCGACCCTGCTCGGCGTCGGAGGCGCGGTGTGGCTCGGTCGGGTGGTCGCCCGAGCCGGCCTCCGACCGGTCCAGGAATTGACGACGGCGGTCGAGGAGGTCGCGGCCACGACCGACCTCACCCGTCCGGTCCCGGTCGCCGGTGACGACGAGATAGCGAGGCTCGGCCGGTCGGTGAACACGATGCTCACTGCGATCGAGAGTTCCCGCCGTGCGCAGCGCAGCCTCGTCGAGGACGCCGGACACGAACTGCGGACGCCGCTGACCAGCATCCGCACCAACATCGAGCTCCTACTGGCCGTGGAACGCCACCCGGAGCGCGCCCACCGGCTCCCACCGGAGGAACGGGCGAACCTGCTGCGTGATCTGGACGCGCAGGTGGCCGAGTTGGCCACGCTCACGACCGAGCTCGTCGACCTGGCCCGCGAGGACACCACCCGGGAGGAGATCGAGCCGGTCGACCTGGCCGACGTGGTCGCGGCCGCGGTGAACCGCGTGCGCATCCGGGCACCTGGCCTCACGTTCACCGCCGAGCTGGGCTCCGCCGTGATCTCGGGCCGGCCGGGCGAGCTGGAGCGAATGGCGGTCAACGTGTTGGACAACGCCGCCAAATGGAGCCCGCCGGGCGGGACGGTTCGCACCGAACTGCGCGTCGACGCCGACGGGTGCCTGCTCACCGTGACCGACGACGGTCCAGGCATCGACCCCGTCGACCAGCCGCACGTCTTCGAGCGCTTCTACCGAGCCACGGCCGCCCGCGGGACACCCGGATCGGGCCTGGGCCTGGCGATCGTCGCACAGACCGCGGCGCAACACGGTGGGACGGTCATGGTCGATTCCGTGCCGCCGCACGGCACCGTGATAGCCATCCGGCTGCCGTGCGCGCGATCTTCATCCGTTTCTTAG
- a CDS encoding lysylphosphatidylglycerol synthase transmembrane domain-containing protein, whose amino-acid sequence MHRVPNRFRRWLRLMLVVVGVALAVVELRGHLPDAASAWAVLRQASPIWLAAALVLQVLSMAAFAEQQRHLLAGFGVRMSALVSLAVTYAHTAMSSALPAGSVVSAGYTFQQFCVRGASKSVAAAVMVLSGVASTAGLLVLYGGDALSWLSLGARMLAGVLAGALVLLVGWAYSRRPQRAGGPSTALPSSRAGRVVRAVRETTALARTVPPRRWLGVLALAIVNWLTDLACLLAALHAVDLTVPAHAVVAGYLAAQLVRQIPITPGGVGVIEASLILALTTAGAPLAPATAAVLIYRFLSCWMVLPVGLVCWTTQRNPRVQLAA is encoded by the coding sequence ATGCACCGCGTCCCGAACCGGTTCCGTCGCTGGCTACGGCTGATGCTGGTGGTCGTCGGAGTCGCGCTCGCGGTCGTGGAGCTGCGCGGTCACCTGCCGGACGCGGCCTCGGCGTGGGCGGTGCTGCGGCAGGCCAGCCCGATCTGGCTCGCCGCCGCCCTGGTGCTCCAGGTGCTCTCGATGGCGGCGTTCGCCGAACAGCAGCGCCATCTGCTCGCCGGGTTCGGGGTGCGGATGTCGGCGCTGGTCTCACTGGCGGTGACCTACGCGCACACCGCGATGTCCTCCGCGCTGCCGGCCGGCTCGGTCGTCTCGGCGGGCTATACCTTCCAGCAGTTCTGTGTCCGCGGAGCGAGCAAGTCGGTCGCCGCCGCGGTCATGGTCCTGTCCGGTGTCGCCTCGACCGCGGGATTGCTGGTCCTCTACGGCGGGGACGCGCTGAGCTGGCTGAGCCTCGGAGCGCGGATGCTGGCCGGTGTACTCGCCGGAGCGCTCGTGCTGCTGGTCGGGTGGGCCTACTCCCGGCGTCCGCAGCGGGCAGGCGGGCCGAGCACGGCGCTGCCCTCGTCCCGGGCCGGGCGCGTCGTCCGCGCGGTGCGCGAGACCACCGCGCTGGCCCGGACCGTTCCCCCGCGCCGCTGGCTCGGAGTGCTCGCGCTGGCGATCGTCAACTGGCTCACCGATTTGGCGTGTCTGCTCGCCGCCCTGCACGCGGTCGACCTCACCGTCCCGGCCCACGCGGTGGTCGCCGGATACCTCGCCGCGCAGCTCGTCCGCCAGATCCCGATCACGCCGGGAGGCGTCGGCGTCATCGAGGCCAGCCTGATTCTCGCGCTCACCACGGCCGGTGCGCCGTTGGCGCCCGCCACCGCGGCCGTACTGATCTATCGCTTTCTGTCCTGCTGGATGGTCCTGCCGGTCGGGCTCGTCTGCTGGACGACGCAGCGGAATCCCCGGGTCCAACTAGCCGCCTAG